One part of the Thermovibrio ammonificans HB-1 genome encodes these proteins:
- a CDS encoding TraK domain-containing protein — MKTGVVAAATVLSLIVLPVQALAQSVQPVERVVLTRQNQVLFLRAEFNRPVTVKFPYPVSYAVPQDSRIDVQAGNDFVILKVIDDSVKTAVLSVVLNKNGKPLVIPVQVELVKKGAPLKVVVVDGQRELSKVERTATLLIKESVQRASRTPVAELIAAMIRHTEFPKEAKPLPGYTVVSYGPEGKLLKSFSSNNLLEARLLYEYRSPVRTGVVIKLINRSIYPLTISEEDFATDGVLAVSLSRRRLAPRPYTATEKLSGDYTAYLYLVIRGDKWQR, encoded by the coding sequence ATGAAAACCGGTGTGGTGGCTGCTGCGACGGTTTTAAGCTTAATCGTTCTACCGGTTCAGGCTTTGGCTCAGTCGGTTCAGCCGGTTGAGCGAGTGGTTCTCACCCGGCAGAACCAGGTTCTATTCCTGCGGGCAGAGTTCAACAGGCCCGTTACGGTGAAGTTTCCCTATCCCGTCTCTTACGCCGTTCCCCAGGACTCAAGGATTGACGTTCAGGCGGGTAACGACTTCGTAATCCTCAAGGTAATAGACGACTCGGTGAAGACTGCCGTTTTATCGGTTGTCCTCAACAAGAACGGTAAGCCCCTGGTCATTCCCGTTCAGGTGGAGCTGGTAAAGAAGGGAGCCCCCCTTAAGGTGGTCGTCGTTGACGGTCAGAGGGAGCTCTCAAAGGTGGAGAGAACCGCCACTCTCCTTATAAAGGAATCAGTTCAGAGAGCTTCAAGGACTCCCGTAGCCGAACTTATCGCCGCTATGATAAGGCACACCGAGTTTCCTAAGGAGGCCAAGCCCCTGCCGGGCTACACTGTCGTCAGCTACGGCCCCGAGGGGAAGCTCTTAAAGAGTTTCTCCTCCAACAACCTTCTTGAAGCAAGACTCCTTTACGAATACCGCTCTCCGGTGAGAACCGGAGTGGTGATAAAGCTGATAAACAGGTCAATCTACCCTCTCACAATCAGCGAAGAGGACTTTGCAACCGACGGCGTTCTCGCAGTCTCCCTCTCCCGTAGAAGGCTTGCTCCGAGGCCCTACACGGCGACCGAGAAGCTCTCGGGAGACTACACTGCCTATCTCTACCTCGTGATAAGGGGCGACAAATGGCAGAGGTAG
- a CDS encoding tyrosine-type recombinase/integrase: protein MKLSELYTDWLLALHNSTSPHTYRMYKKRVGDLIKALEVLGAETVEDLQGQTGKELLYHALQKHSPSVVEQSLAAWSNFRDFVEAVKGITLPSIPRRNLPKPKEKKPKPISREELRKLLDYLKEKDKEAYLAALLMAYAGLRASEVLSLSKFSFQREGNRLIVRVKGKGGKERVVPLPAGVSREIEENLNLFPLFKWSSSPYYRLYRKLRQAGKRVGIADFHPHRLRHTFGTELARRGVRPEVIRTLMGHSNLNTTAGYIGIADEELFEAVERLEFKGL from the coding sequence ATGAAGCTCTCAGAGCTCTATACCGACTGGCTCCTTGCCCTGCACAATTCCACGAGTCCCCACACCTACCGAATGTATAAAAAGCGTGTGGGGGACTTGATTAAAGCCCTTGAGGTCTTGGGAGCCGAAACAGTTGAGGACTTGCAGGGACAGACCGGGAAAGAGCTCCTCTACCACGCCCTACAAAAGCACTCTCCCAGCGTGGTAGAGCAGAGCTTGGCTGCTTGGAGCAACTTCAGGGACTTCGTTGAGGCAGTCAAGGGAATAACCCTGCCTTCCATTCCAAGGAGAAACCTACCAAAGCCAAAGGAGAAAAAGCCCAAGCCCATCTCAAGGGAGGAGCTTCGGAAGCTCCTTGATTACCTGAAGGAAAAGGACAAGGAAGCCTACCTCGCCGCCCTGCTGATGGCCTACGCAGGTTTGAGGGCGAGCGAGGTCTTGAGCCTGAGTAAGTTCAGTTTTCAGAGGGAGGGGAACAGGTTGATTGTGAGAGTAAAGGGTAAGGGGGGCAAAGAGAGAGTCGTGCCTCTGCCCGCAGGAGTAAGCAGGGAGATAGAGGAGAACCTCAACCTCTTCCCCCTCTTTAAGTGGAGCTCCTCTCCCTACTACAGGTTATACAGAAAGCTCAGGCAGGCTGGGAAAAGAGTAGGAATAGCCGACTTCCACCCCCACAGGCTACGCCACACCTTCGGAACAGAGCTTGCGAGGAGGGGAGTAAGGCCTGAGGTAATAAGGACTCTAATGGGGCACAGCAATCTGAACACCACCGCCGGCTATATAGGGATAGCTGATGAGGAGCTCTTTGAGGCGGTGGAGAGGCTGGAGTTTAAGGGACTTTAA
- a CDS encoding DUF5131 family protein, with translation MTTKIDWTDSVWNPVWGCTYSCPFCYARKFAKRFSGQVARWNGLSQKEAERLKEFKPVWLPKNFSRPLKGRVIFVNSMSDLADWKEEWTEKVLERIKEERERVFLILTKRPKGALKVLKGRELPPNLWLGISATNPKELEERVRELVKADTPNLFVSFEPFLAPWRAPKGREVRKIGWVIFGAQTNPLKLPKGTDLIRATEFFEGLGIPVWHKDNLKGAGIELKRERPF, from the coding sequence ATGACCACCAAGATTGACTGGACGGATAGCGTCTGGAACCCCGTCTGGGGGTGCACCTACTCCTGTCCCTTCTGCTACGCCCGTAAATTCGCCAAAAGGTTTTCTGGACAGGTGGCAAGGTGGAACGGGCTTTCCCAGAAAGAGGCCGAGAGGCTCAAGGAGTTTAAACCCGTGTGGCTACCTAAAAACTTTTCCCGCCCTCTTAAAGGCCGTGTTATCTTTGTTAACTCAATGAGCGATTTGGCCGACTGGAAAGAGGAATGGACGGAGAAGGTTTTAGAGAGAATTAAAGAGGAACGGGAGAGGGTTTTCTTAATCCTCACCAAAAGGCCAAAGGGAGCTCTCAAGGTTCTCAAGGGAAGGGAGCTCCCCCCAAACCTGTGGCTGGGAATTTCGGCTACAAATCCTAAAGAGCTTGAAGAGAGGGTAAGGGAGCTTGTAAAGGCTGACACTCCCAACCTCTTTGTGAGCTTTGAGCCCTTTTTAGCCCCGTGGAGAGCTCCAAAGGGGAGAGAGGTAAGGAAAATCGGGTGGGTAATCTTCGGGGCTCAAACTAACCCCCTGAAGCTCCCGAAGGGGACGGACTTAATCAGGGCTACGGAGTTTTTTGAGGGGCTTGGTATTCCCGTGTGGCACAAGGACAACCTGAAAGGAGCAGGAATAGAACTCAAGAGAGAAAGGCCGTTTTAG
- a CDS encoding TrbI/VirB10 family protein, with protein MAEVEGKKKKKLTKRDWIILGVLSTAFFGFAAFEALNALHTQRAKESESVAIKHASPGNVPPETVAKAISSKPPSPPAEQRPPAKQQNPPPPKVKPSEKKEPPKESGWKLPKPAGKLTPLPENRREERKRFTIGLPKPTLFKMREEKKERIAEKMRVITPRLVVTAPKSSPARAPQPEKQTGKETGGKYTTVVAAGMFVPAVLSQGIMAPLGYKVPVRFKVVGSAVGVGSYSFPLNSCVVLGVGKGIQTGDSARIEVELVKLSCVWPDGKLHTVPVTGYTVDLRDGKLHLAARLEEHMPDIVQKSFVAGALLGAAEAAQRAQEISKTTAINQNTSITTQEIKNPTAYTFWGGVAGALSQTQRLIEQKVQELMKLKTADREPGGKVYLVFTQNVRVPESWLRSSAKTEYDFAGYER; from the coding sequence ATGGCAGAGGTAGAAGGGAAAAAGAAGAAGAAGCTGACGAAGAGAGATTGGATAATACTCGGAGTGCTCTCTACGGCGTTCTTCGGCTTTGCAGCCTTTGAGGCCCTGAACGCCCTTCATACTCAGAGGGCTAAGGAGTCGGAGAGCGTAGCGATAAAGCACGCAAGTCCGGGAAACGTTCCGCCCGAGACTGTAGCTAAAGCCATATCTTCGAAGCCGCCTTCTCCTCCGGCCGAGCAGCGCCCGCCGGCAAAGCAGCAGAACCCGCCCCCTCCCAAAGTGAAGCCGAGCGAGAAAAAGGAACCTCCCAAGGAAAGCGGGTGGAAGCTGCCCAAGCCGGCGGGCAAACTTACCCCTCTTCCTGAAAACCGGAGAGAGGAGAGAAAGCGGTTTACCATAGGCCTTCCGAAGCCGACTCTCTTCAAGATGCGTGAGGAGAAGAAAGAGCGAATAGCGGAGAAGATGAGAGTAATCACCCCGAGGCTTGTCGTTACCGCTCCGAAGAGTTCCCCTGCCCGTGCTCCTCAGCCTGAAAAGCAGACAGGTAAAGAGACCGGGGGTAAGTACACCACCGTCGTGGCGGCCGGAATGTTCGTTCCGGCCGTCCTCTCCCAGGGAATCATGGCCCCTCTGGGCTACAAGGTTCCCGTCAGGTTCAAGGTCGTGGGCAGTGCAGTCGGAGTGGGCAGCTACTCTTTCCCGCTGAACTCCTGCGTCGTCCTCGGAGTAGGTAAGGGAATACAGACCGGCGACTCTGCAAGGATAGAGGTTGAGCTTGTGAAGCTCTCCTGCGTCTGGCCCGACGGGAAGCTCCATACGGTTCCCGTAACGGGCTACACCGTAGATTTGAGGGACGGGAAACTTCACCTTGCCGCAAGGCTTGAAGAACATATGCCCGACATAGTTCAAAAGTCCTTTGTAGCGGGGGCCCTGCTGGGAGCTGCCGAGGCGGCCCAAAGGGCGCAGGAAATCTCGAAGACGACCGCAATCAACCAGAACACTTCCATAACCACTCAGGAGATAAAGAACCCGACTGCATATACCTTCTGGGGTGGAGTTGCGGGAGCCCTCTCTCAGACTCAGAGGCTCATAGAGCAGAAAGTTCAGGAGCTTATGAAACTCAAGACTGCCGACAGGGAACCGGGAGGAAAGGTCTATCTGGTCTTCACCCAAAACGTCAGGGTTCCCGAGTCCTGGCTCAGAAGCTCGGCGAAAACGGAGTACGACTTTGCGGGGTATGAGCGATGA
- a CDS encoding thioredoxin family protein yields MKRVLLLVLLLTVTAQAKDFNYGLWGDRAQVEKRQQVKKSVKSVPAGRNHKEETFSWQDFLPENLPRPFRKLLENPSPENVRKYWRAYEEFVSRVAEAEKQVRLLQLEFARRISSKYQLYYFFSPSCPACRRYSPLLFASLLREGFNLPTKAFVVGDLNSGRLFAAALGIAEVRQATPELLSQLGVSALPTAVLLEGDRVVAELTGAEVLKLVNFLKEKRDEAIESSVDTSSNR; encoded by the coding sequence GTGAAGAGAGTTCTGCTACTTGTATTGCTGTTGACGGTTACGGCACAGGCTAAGGATTTCAACTACGGCCTGTGGGGAGATAGGGCGCAGGTGGAAAAAAGGCAGCAGGTTAAGAAGTCCGTGAAGAGCGTTCCTGCGGGCAGGAATCACAAAGAAGAGACCTTCTCCTGGCAGGACTTCCTCCCTGAGAACCTTCCTCGTCCCTTCCGGAAGCTCCTTGAGAACCCCTCTCCCGAGAACGTCCGCAAGTATTGGAGAGCCTACGAGGAGTTTGTCAGTCGTGTGGCCGAAGCGGAGAAGCAGGTGAGACTGCTTCAACTTGAGTTTGCCCGCAGGATTTCTTCAAAGTATCAGCTCTACTACTTCTTCTCTCCCTCCTGCCCTGCATGCCGCCGCTATTCCCCGCTCCTTTTTGCCTCTCTGCTCCGGGAAGGTTTCAACCTTCCCACTAAGGCCTTTGTCGTCGGAGACCTCAACAGCGGCAGGCTCTTTGCGGCGGCACTCGGAATAGCAGAGGTAAGGCAGGCTACTCCGGAGCTTCTGTCTCAGCTCGGAGTATCTGCTCTTCCCACGGCCGTTCTACTTGAGGGAGATAGGGTTGTGGCAGAGCTGACCGGAGCTGAGGTTCTGAAGCTCGTAAACTTCCTGAAGGAGAAGAGAGATGAGGCGATTGAGTCTTCTGTTGACACTTCTTCTAACCGGTAG
- a CDS encoding PIN domain-containing protein, giving the protein MSETVVVIDSSKLFQLLNFTCLQEYGRQVNSPLKRVIEEARRRNWLLKTTEVNLRRAKRALARKLRLPLSGEELEMLLNIAEGRIRLFVEVINKEYYLEKLPQAVELLEDREKEPEDAHALALAMALVEQGYQVILWANDDDFTGKQALIARLGIELRNKLVD; this is encoded by the coding sequence ATGTCAGAAACAGTTGTGGTCATCGACTCCAGCAAGCTGTTTCAACTGCTCAACTTCACCTGCCTTCAGGAATATGGTCGGCAGGTGAACAGTCCCCTGAAAAGGGTAATCGAAGAGGCCAGAAGGCGGAACTGGTTGTTAAAGACAACGGAAGTGAATCTCCGTAGGGCCAAGAGGGCTCTTGCCAGGAAGCTGCGGCTTCCTCTCTCAGGGGAGGAGCTGGAGATGCTTCTTAACATTGCTGAAGGCCGGATTAGGCTGTTCGTTGAGGTCATCAATAAGGAGTACTACCTCGAGAAGCTCCCGCAGGCTGTGGAGCTTCTCGAGGATAGGGAAAAAGAGCCGGAAGATGCACATGCTTTAGCCTTGGCAATGGCCCTGGTAGAGCAGGGCTATCAGGTTATCCTATGGGCCAACGATGATGATTTTACGGGAAAACAAGCCCTGATAGCAAGGCTCGGAATAGAGCTCCGTAACAAGCTGGTAGATTAA
- a CDS encoding type II secretion system protein GspD: MRKLLTLLTATALVSSCGGVSGLSKVKEPKITPKPTYSFGEVTLPKDPLESLKKIKVHADFKGVPVSVAVKAICKAKKLACNLTGFNSQFPITIENFNGSLYDLLKVIERTTRFKFSYEDGVLTVVNADSNEYAKEVERKLAREKLKVEGPKITLNLQGVPLFTVFNEINAATGYTVVPDRDVDLTQKVFVAVKDLPLDKALKVILSPLGYSFTIDPENKEIKVSALVTRVFRIPYIPKQVSFNFSAGESSTVEGSTSGTTTTSSSSGSSGTNEKSVTIQTDFWSELEKNIKNVVSKRGSYFVNKTARIVTVTDTPENIAKVEKVINSLIKAVSQQVQFRVAIYEVTYSDEFQSGVDWSAVFGSQNLQITTGQSTGYVFDLSGYFKAGKSNPFNYLVKLLSRYGKVKTIYDNYVRTLSGETVAIVPGETYRFLESIETQSQADTKLVTQVPVFKELSLGIQLYITPLKRDDGTTQYELDVTNRFIKSLKTYTFDNNTYTVPELIGRTDISLTTVIPKHHFEVITGIKQYKLDSSQSGVPGLMDIPVAGELFKGRSRKATLSEYIVAIYSY, encoded by the coding sequence ATGAGGAAGCTGCTGACACTTCTGACGGCCACGGCTCTTGTATCCTCTTGCGGAGGAGTATCGGGACTCTCCAAGGTGAAAGAGCCCAAGATAACTCCTAAGCCTACTTACTCTTTCGGAGAAGTAACGCTTCCGAAGGATCCCCTTGAAAGTTTAAAAAAGATTAAAGTTCACGCCGACTTCAAGGGAGTTCCCGTCAGCGTTGCGGTCAAGGCCATTTGCAAGGCCAAGAAGTTGGCCTGCAACCTTACGGGATTTAACAGCCAGTTTCCGATTACCATTGAGAACTTCAACGGCTCCCTCTACGACCTGCTCAAGGTAATCGAGAGGACCACCCGCTTTAAGTTCTCCTACGAAGACGGCGTTCTTACGGTGGTCAACGCCGACTCAAACGAGTACGCAAAAGAGGTAGAAAGGAAGCTGGCCCGAGAGAAGCTCAAGGTTGAAGGGCCCAAGATTACCCTCAACCTTCAGGGAGTTCCCCTCTTTACCGTCTTCAACGAAATCAACGCCGCAACGGGCTACACGGTAGTTCCCGACAGGGACGTTGACCTTACCCAAAAGGTCTTCGTTGCCGTCAAGGACCTTCCGCTCGACAAGGCCCTCAAGGTAATCCTTTCACCGCTGGGCTACTCGTTCACCATAGACCCGGAGAACAAGGAGATTAAGGTCTCCGCTCTCGTAACGAGAGTCTTCAGAATACCCTACATACCCAAGCAGGTGAGCTTCAACTTCTCCGCAGGCGAGTCCTCAACCGTTGAAGGCAGCACTTCCGGAACCACGACCACCTCATCGTCGAGCGGAAGCTCCGGAACAAATGAGAAATCTGTAACGATTCAGACGGACTTCTGGAGCGAGCTTGAGAAAAACATAAAGAACGTGGTCTCAAAGAGAGGCTCTTACTTCGTGAACAAGACCGCACGGATAGTAACGGTAACCGACACTCCGGAGAACATCGCAAAGGTCGAGAAGGTAATCAACTCCCTCATAAAGGCCGTATCCCAGCAGGTTCAGTTCAGGGTGGCCATCTACGAGGTCACCTACTCGGACGAGTTTCAGAGCGGAGTTGACTGGTCGGCGGTGTTCGGCTCCCAGAACCTCCAGATTACCACCGGTCAGAGCACGGGATACGTCTTTGACCTGTCGGGCTATTTCAAGGCAGGGAAGAGCAATCCCTTCAACTACCTCGTGAAGCTCCTCTCCCGCTACGGAAAGGTCAAGACCATTTACGACAACTACGTCAGGACGCTTTCGGGAGAGACGGTTGCGATAGTGCCCGGGGAGACCTACAGGTTCCTTGAGAGCATAGAGACCCAGTCTCAGGCCGACACCAAGCTGGTGACTCAGGTTCCCGTCTTCAAGGAGCTCTCCCTCGGCATTCAGCTCTACATAACTCCCCTGAAGAGGGACGACGGAACCACCCAGTACGAGCTGGACGTGACCAACCGCTTTATCAAGAGCCTCAAGACCTACACCTTTGACAACAACACCTACACCGTTCCGGAGCTGATAGGAAGGACGGATATATCCCTCACCACCGTAATACCCAAGCACCACTTTGAGGTGATAACGGGAATCAAGCAGTACAAGCTCGACAGCTCCCAGTCCGGCGTTCCGGGACTGATGGATATTCCCGTGGCAGGGGAGCTTTTCAAGGGAAGAAGCAGGAAGGCCACCCTCTCTGAATACATAGTGGCCATTTACTCCTATTAG
- a CDS encoding TraU family protein — translation MRKLGAILLLLLLFFVSPARAGITDTDLKNWLDFNCIDFRIKGICVRHHHFHIQVGLRISYYLPVAVVEAPPNPYQTELAFLKPIMQLSKPLVDRLMESLLGQDYYEFGGNVCGVEDTYYREVHIVSFPGLANPVLQLIATCDRPPSLYFLWLSETDPIQWRFGVKDYISAVASIPAKINSLVNTLSSFSSSISSSSPSALFQSLKDRLRGLEQKLSSYKPEDFKELFKTLQQGADLLSKKIPDGGWGSKFPHTGYVHDISSTVAYHLMAVRALDYAFPLKPRWGVDKFQEVYPEQTGCYTLGSDRVKTEYGKLLKGETLVWIYWYRFECCLF, via the coding sequence GTGAGGAAGCTCGGAGCTATCCTGCTACTGCTCCTGCTCTTCTTTGTCTCACCTGCACGTGCAGGGATTACCGATACGGACCTTAAAAACTGGCTTGATTTCAATTGTATAGACTTCAGGATAAAGGGTATCTGCGTAAGGCACCACCACTTTCACATTCAGGTGGGCCTGAGAATCTCCTACTACCTCCCCGTGGCTGTTGTGGAAGCTCCTCCTAATCCATATCAGACTGAGCTTGCCTTTTTGAAGCCGATAATGCAGCTTTCAAAGCCTCTCGTCGATAGGTTGATGGAAAGTCTTCTCGGCCAGGACTACTACGAGTTTGGCGGGAACGTCTGCGGCGTTGAGGACACCTACTACAGAGAGGTTCACATTGTCTCCTTCCCGGGGCTCGCAAATCCGGTTCTTCAGTTAATAGCCACCTGCGACCGACCGCCTTCCCTTTACTTCCTCTGGTTGTCTGAGACGGACCCGATTCAGTGGAGGTTCGGTGTAAAGGACTACATATCCGCCGTGGCTTCGATTCCGGCAAAGATAAACTCTCTGGTTAACACGCTTTCGAGCTTCTCCAGCTCCATCTCCTCCTCCTCTCCCTCGGCTCTGTTCCAGTCCCTAAAGGATAGGTTGCGGGGACTGGAACAGAAGCTCTCTTCCTACAAGCCGGAAGACTTTAAAGAGCTCTTTAAAACGCTTCAGCAGGGAGCTGACCTCCTGTCGAAGAAGATTCCGGACGGCGGGTGGGGCAGTAAGTTCCCCCACACGGGCTATGTTCACGATATTTCTTCGACAGTTGCCTACCACCTTATGGCCGTAAGGGCTTTAGACTACGCTTTTCCCCTCAAGCCCAGGTGGGGAGTTGACAAGTTTCAGGAGGTCTATCCGGAACAAACCGGCTGTTATACCTTGGGGAGTGACCGGGTAAAGACCGAGTACGGGAAGCTCCTCAAGGGTGAAACGCTGGTTTGGATTTATTGGTATAGGTTTGAGTGCTGTTTGTTTTAG
- a CDS encoding AAA family ATPase, producing MKTILLSGPAGAGKTALAEYSARQQGAELIYYLCHEWSVAEDFLFEISIPAVAKTMAGIETPSSFYKEGVLARALRLSQSRRVVLLLDEIDKASSRIDALLLDFLQNARLPLPEGGFLFGNPDNLQVWITSNGQREIIDPLARRLFKLELGFLPAEVEAQLLAGTPSEFYLDGVRRFILRYMEYEPVIYEAPTLQKFVAKVGAYIRSKGLDISLFELKQLYLNLPVCENREEVELLVKGWLCRNEEYELALKERFVGLANLANALLDLYRREAK from the coding sequence ATGAAAACGATTCTTCTTTCTGGGCCAGCTGGGGCGGGGAAAACCGCCCTCGCTGAATACTCAGCCCGCCAGCAGGGGGCGGAGCTTATTTATTACCTCTGCCACGAGTGGAGCGTGGCAGAGGATTTTCTTTTTGAGATTTCTATCCCGGCTGTGGCCAAAACCATGGCCGGGATAGAGACGCCCTCCAGCTTCTACAAGGAGGGTGTATTGGCGAGGGCACTCAGGCTCTCGCAGAGCAGGAGGGTTGTTCTCCTGCTGGACGAAATAGACAAGGCGTCCAGCAGGATTGATGCCCTCCTGCTGGACTTTCTTCAAAACGCCCGCCTCCCGCTCCCGGAGGGCGGGTTTCTTTTTGGTAATCCAGACAACTTACAGGTCTGGATTACCAGCAACGGCCAGAGGGAAATCATTGACCCTCTGGCCCGCCGCCTTTTTAAGCTGGAGCTGGGCTTTCTGCCCGCTGAGGTGGAGGCCCAGCTCCTCGCTGGAACGCCGTCGGAGTTTTATCTTGACGGCGTTCGCCGGTTCATACTCCGCTACATGGAGTATGAGCCGGTTATTTACGAAGCTCCCACCCTGCAGAAGTTTGTGGCAAAGGTGGGTGCTTATATTCGTTCAAAGGGGCTGGATATAAGCCTCTTTGAGCTAAAACAGCTCTACCTGAATCTCCCGGTGTGCGAGAACCGGGAGGAGGTAGAGCTTCTCGTCAAGGGCTGGCTCTGCCGTAACGAAGAGTATGAGCTGGCCCTAAAGGAGAGGTTTGTCGGGCTTGCCAATCTGGCGAACGCTCTCCTTGACCTTTACAGGAGGGAGGCGAAATGA
- a CDS encoding HD domain-containing protein — protein sequence MSAVREENGRFVVDFAELAKQWLPAELIPEVDREKLSSPLAKSFHEKRLPFFKEAGLVEQFEAVLEFLDSHREASFRRGSVRVNLLEHSLRTADFAFALTGSLPFEERAVVVLSALLHDAGKATVSEEEMRQHPEYSFEIASRLGLYNSEWDKVVKEADPLELQRVRLGNLIAYLVRYHHEQSVPAVDHFTADEAGTLNRLLLYLKRADSAAAKMESGEAKDEATALEWAIQETKKVEKTARRLEQEQVKKEAEKEGIGEEKLLQFFLVVSQGINQPADRRTPAKLYGYTMTARPLVALFRERVLEVAKGLLGTATLEELAELLRPFGMEDGRIIRSCIFKPYPNAAGRKEVFLVVNWEKIRKFAQQHGKTLPPFSNLERRLSRARISLVQE from the coding sequence GTGTCGGCGGTAAGAGAAGAAAACGGACGGTTTGTGGTCGACTTTGCAGAGCTTGCAAAGCAGTGGCTCCCTGCCGAGCTGATTCCGGAGGTTGACAGGGAGAAGCTCTCCTCTCCCCTCGCCAAGAGCTTCCACGAGAAGAGACTTCCCTTTTTCAAAGAGGCCGGACTTGTCGAGCAGTTTGAGGCAGTTCTTGAGTTCCTTGACTCCCACAGGGAAGCCTCTTTCCGGAGAGGAAGCGTTAGGGTGAACCTTTTAGAGCACTCCTTGAGAACGGCCGACTTTGCCTTTGCCCTTACTGGGAGCCTTCCTTTCGAAGAAAGGGCCGTGGTGGTTCTCTCGGCCCTGCTCCACGACGCAGGCAAGGCGACCGTCTCGGAAGAGGAAATGAGGCAGCACCCGGAGTACTCGTTCGAAATAGCCTCGAGGCTTGGCCTCTACAACTCCGAGTGGGACAAGGTAGTGAAGGAGGCCGACCCGCTGGAGCTTCAGAGAGTCAGGCTCGGAAACCTCATTGCCTACCTCGTTCGATACCACCACGAACAGTCCGTTCCGGCGGTTGACCACTTCACTGCCGATGAGGCCGGAACGCTCAATAGATTGCTCCTCTACCTCAAGAGGGCCGACTCCGCAGCTGCAAAGATGGAGTCGGGAGAGGCAAAGGACGAGGCAACGGCCCTTGAGTGGGCCATTCAGGAGACAAAAAAGGTAGAGAAAACTGCCCGCAGGCTCGAACAGGAGCAGGTGAAGAAGGAAGCCGAGAAGGAGGGAATAGGGGAGGAGAAGCTCCTACAGTTCTTCCTGGTCGTTTCGCAGGGAATCAACCAGCCTGCCGACAGGAGAACTCCGGCGAAGCTCTACGGTTACACAATGACGGCAAGACCGCTTGTTGCTCTCTTCAGGGAACGGGTGCTTGAGGTTGCAAAGGGGCTCCTCGGAACGGCCACCTTAGAGGAGCTGGCAGAGCTTCTGAGACCGTTCGGAATGGAGGACGGCAGGATAATCAGGTCCTGTATCTTCAAACCTTATCCGAATGCTGCGGGCAGGAAAGAAGTTTTCCTCGTGGTCAACTGGGAGAAAATCCGCAAGTTCGCCCAGCAGCACGGAAAAACCCTTCCTCCCTTTTCAAACCTTGAGAGAAGGCTCTCAAGGGCGAGAATCAGTCTTGTCCAGGAGTAG
- a CDS encoding M50 family metallopeptidase — protein MSIFVALAILELLILAHELGHFIAARAFGVRVETFSIGFGPKVLKFRCCDTEFAVSLIPLGGYVKTANESPDTPPWQRIVIALAGPLMNLLLAVICFTAVYLSGVVIPDSKVVKVLPGSPAYEAGIKSGDRILKVNGEPFRWSLFEKAVESGKEVKLTILRDGKGLSVTLKPVFMEKFHRRISGVFLNYRKVSYPLPEALKKGLQEYAKLSALFFKTLYKLATGKVSLRSIGGPILSTQELQRAVHQGITALLLYAGFISLQLGYFNLLPLPVLDGGAILLHLAEALRGGRPVPAVARAVFNLIGLALLAAVVLIGLANDLKRLL, from the coding sequence ATGAGTATCTTTGTGGCTCTTGCAATACTCGAGCTTCTGATACTTGCACACGAGCTCGGCCACTTCATAGCCGCAAGGGCCTTCGGAGTGAGAGTGGAGACCTTCTCCATAGGCTTCGGGCCGAAGGTACTGAAGTTCCGCTGCTGCGACACGGAATTTGCAGTAAGCCTGATTCCCCTCGGCGGCTACGTTAAAACGGCCAACGAAAGCCCCGACACGCCTCCGTGGCAGAGGATAGTAATAGCCCTGGCAGGGCCGCTGATGAACCTGCTGCTTGCCGTTATCTGCTTCACGGCAGTTTACCTCTCCGGAGTGGTGATTCCTGACTCGAAAGTCGTTAAAGTCTTACCGGGTTCGCCTGCCTACGAGGCCGGAATAAAGAGCGGCGACAGAATCTTGAAGGTCAACGGAGAGCCGTTCCGTTGGAGTCTCTTTGAGAAGGCCGTGGAATCGGGCAAGGAGGTTAAACTCACGATTCTTAGAGACGGCAAGGGGCTCTCCGTAACGCTCAAGCCCGTCTTTATGGAGAAGTTCCACAGAAGAATCTCGGGAGTTTTTCTGAATTACAGGAAAGTTAGCTACCCGCTTCCTGAAGCTCTGAAGAAAGGCTTGCAGGAGTACGCAAAGCTGTCTGCACTCTTTTTTAAGACGCTCTACAAACTTGCAACCGGCAAGGTATCCCTGAGGAGTATCGGCGGGCCGATACTCTCAACCCAGGAGCTTCAGAGGGCCGTTCACCAAGGAATCACCGCCCTACTGCTTTATGCAGGCTTTATTAGCCTGCAACTGGGCTACTTTAACCTGCTGCCGCTACCGGTTCTCGACGGTGGAGCGATTCTGCTTCACCTTGCGGAAGCTCTCAGGGGCGGCAGACCGGTGCCGGCGGTCGCAAGAGCCGTTTTCAACCTAATCGGGCTCGCTCTACTTGCAGCAGTTGTTCTTATAGGGCTCGCAAACGACCTCAAGAGACTGCTGTGA